In one window of Romeriopsis navalis LEGE 11480 DNA:
- a CDS encoding (2Fe-2S) ferredoxin domain-containing protein, whose amino-acid sequence MSSSYEVLVCQGSSCLRQGSAQVLKTFETASEAHPQITPIACECQGQCNMSPTVLVNDETWYCRLKPEDVGTIVQQHFTDGEPVQALLHPRWHPNF is encoded by the coding sequence ATGAGTTCCTCTTACGAAGTTTTAGTCTGTCAAGGTAGTAGTTGTCTGCGTCAAGGTTCAGCACAGGTGTTGAAGACGTTTGAAACGGCTTCCGAGGCACATCCTCAAATCACGCCGATTGCCTGTGAATGTCAGGGACAATGCAACATGAGTCCGACGGTGCTCGTCAATGACGAAACTTGGTACTGTCGGCTGAAGCCAGAAGATGTGGGGACGATTGTGCAGCAACATTTTACCGATGGTGAGCCGGTGCAGGCGCTATTGCATCCGCGCTGGCATCCCAATTTTTGA
- the dtd gene encoding D-aminoacyl-tRNA deacylase has product MRVVLQRVTSSAVAVDGQCIARIGRGLNLLVGICDGDTLAEVDWMVQKCLGLRVFPKDVHGRFDCSVQEIGGEILVISQFTLYGDCRKGRRPSFDQAAAPSIAQELYEAFVEKLRSTGVTIATGQFGANMQVSIENDGPVTLILDRQSA; this is encoded by the coding sequence ATGCGAGTTGTCCTTCAGCGAGTGACCAGTTCTGCAGTTGCGGTTGATGGTCAGTGCATTGCCCGAATTGGTCGGGGTCTCAATCTGCTGGTCGGCATTTGTGATGGGGATACGCTAGCCGAAGTGGATTGGATGGTGCAGAAATGCTTGGGTTTACGCGTATTTCCCAAAGATGTTCATGGTCGGTTTGATTGTTCAGTGCAGGAAATTGGCGGAGAAATCCTCGTAATTAGTCAATTCACACTGTACGGTGACTGTCGTAAAGGTCGTCGCCCCTCCTTTGACCAAGCGGCGGCCCCGAGTATTGCACAGGAACTTTATGAAGCCTTTGTCGAAAAATTACGGAGTACTGGAGTGACTATCGCCACTGGTCAGTTCGGTGCAAACATGCAGGTCTCGATCGAAAACGATGGACCTGTTACCTTGATTCTCGATCGGCAATCGGCATAG
- a CDS encoding CobW family GTP-binding protein, protein MSAVATKDSVAMDAPKTGLPVTIITGFLGSGKTTLLNHILSNQQGVKTAVLVNEFGEIGIDNELIVTTDDDGTMIELSNGCVCCTINEDLQNAVYKILELEQKVDYLVVETTGLADPLPVALTFLGSELRDLTRLDSIVTVVDSSNLSIDLFNSEVAYNQIAYGDIILLNKSDLVDEGELDALEVRMRDIKEGARILRTTKGSVPLSLLLSVGLFESDQYFKPDGKAHTHDHEGHDHTNCDHDHGHCEHDDHSDHDHAHGSHDHSHDEHDHSHSDHDHGHGAHDHDHGHSHDHSHGGNPDHLEIEGFTSISFNSDRPFSIRKFQYFLDNQLSENIFRAKGILWFDESPKRHIFHLSGKRFSLDDDNWKEGAVRKNQLVLIGQNLDHEQLRSQIEHCLTIPSTSTGKGFG, encoded by the coding sequence ATGAGTGCCGTCGCAACCAAAGATTCTGTCGCTATGGATGCCCCGAAGACAGGTTTACCCGTCACCATCATCACGGGCTTCTTGGGCAGTGGCAAAACCACCTTGCTGAACCACATTCTCTCCAACCAGCAAGGTGTCAAAACTGCCGTACTCGTCAATGAATTCGGTGAAATTGGCATCGACAATGAGTTGATCGTCACCACGGATGACGACGGGACGATGATCGAGCTAAGCAACGGCTGTGTCTGCTGCACGATCAACGAGGACCTGCAAAACGCGGTTTACAAAATCCTCGAACTGGAGCAGAAAGTCGATTACTTAGTGGTGGAGACCACCGGCCTTGCGGATCCTTTACCCGTTGCACTGACGTTTCTGGGTAGTGAACTGCGGGACCTGACGCGGTTGGATTCGATCGTCACTGTCGTGGACTCTTCCAACCTCAGCATTGACCTGTTCAATAGTGAAGTTGCCTATAACCAGATTGCCTACGGCGACATTATTTTGTTGAACAAGTCCGACTTGGTGGATGAAGGGGAACTCGATGCCCTGGAAGTGCGGATGCGTGATATTAAAGAAGGTGCCCGGATTCTGCGCACAACCAAAGGTAGTGTGCCGTTGTCGCTGCTGTTGAGCGTGGGCTTGTTTGAATCCGATCAATACTTCAAGCCCGATGGCAAAGCCCATACTCATGACCATGAGGGGCACGACCATACGAATTGCGATCACGATCATGGCCATTGCGAGCATGACGATCACAGCGATCACGATCATGCCCACGGGTCCCACGACCATAGCCATGATGAGCATGATCATTCACACTCTGATCATGACCACGGACATGGCGCGCACGACCATGATCACGGCCATAGCCATGATCATAGCCATGGTGGTAACCCCGATCATTTGGAGATCGAAGGCTTCACGTCAATTTCCTTTAATAGCGATCGTCCCTTCAGCATTCGGAAGTTCCAGTACTTCCTAGATAACCAACTCTCCGAAAATATCTTCCGGGCCAAAGGTATCCTCTGGTTCGATGAAAGTCCGAAGCGGCATATTTTCCACCTCAGCGGCAAGCGCTTTTCCCTCGATGACGATAATTGGAAAGAAGGGGCAGTGCGGAAAAATCAGCTTGTACTGATTGGTCAAAACCTCGACCATGAGCAGTTGCGATCGCAAATCGAACACTGCTTGACGATTCCTTCCACCAGCACCGGTAAAGGTTTTGGCTAG